In a genomic window of Brassica rapa cultivar Chiifu-401-42 chromosome A10, CAAS_Brap_v3.01, whole genome shotgun sequence:
- the LOC103867575 gene encoding uncharacterized protein LOC103867575: MPPRKRVVRTQSASASREGGDENVPPPVPPIDQDALRQMVQDAARQAAHEAVQQAVHEAARVAAQEVVRQMAAAQQVPPVQVQGHQQPPIQPVPPVQVQGQQQPPIQQVPEVDETLMQVMKQMKTVDLETFGGTVDPFQAYNWKHRLATCLQTINCPLRLCLNIAELYLRGDALVWWDGVQSMRDGDMTCEDFLIAFDKKYFSREALHQKKNAFEHLRQGTRSVREYEREFCQLRLFAGNNFDAEDLIRRFLDGMRVDLRGRCSMVTYTSLLDLVEKAAVQEACIAEEQKYSKAQPKTERTSGSPNMAGDQSGTPSCERCHRYHFGDCVMCFACGRLGHVAKYCRFTKVDGTGTGQVTAPTTLAAASKKCYGCGQPGHIFRAEGGTCRESITS; the protein is encoded by the coding sequence ATGCCGCCGCGTAAGAGAGTTGTTCGCACTCAGTCCGCTAGTGCTTCACGAGAGGGTGGAGATGAGAATGTGCCGCCACCGGTTCCACCGATTGATCAGGATGCCCTTAGGCAGATGGTGCAGGATGCAGCCAGACAGGCTGCACATGAGGCAGTTCAGCAAGCTGTCCATGAGGCTGCTAGAGTAGCTGCACAGGAAGTGGTTAGGCAGATGGCTGCAGCTCAGCAGGTTCCGCCAGTTCAGGTTCAGGGGCATCAGCAGCCCCCTATTCAGCCGGTTCCACCAGTTCAGGTTCAGGGGCAGCAGCAGCCCCCTATTCAGCAGGTTCCTGAGGTTGATGAGACGCTTATGCAGGTGATGAAACAGATGAAAACTGTGGATTTGGAGACTTTTGGAGGAACAGTAGACCCTTTTCAGGCTTATAATTGGAAGCATAGATTAGCTACGTGTCTGCAGACTATCAATTGTCCGTTGCGCCTTTGCCTTAATATCGCAGAGTTGTATCTGCGTGGGGATGCATTAGTATGGTGGGATGGAGTGCAATCGATGCGTGATGGCGATATGACTTGTGAGGATTTCCTCATTGCGTTCGACAAGAAGTATTTTTCTAGAGAAGCATTGCACCAGAAGAAGAATGCTTTTGAGCATCTGAGGCAGGGTACTAGGAGTGTCAGAGAGTATGAGCGGGAGTTTTGCCAACTCCGCTTGTTTGCTGGTAATAATTTTGATGCGGAGGACTTGATCAGGAGATTCTTAGATGGGATGCGAGTTGATCTTCGCGGCAGGTGCAGTATGGTTACTTACACGAGCTTGTTGGATCTGGTAGAGAAGGCTGCTGTGCAGGAGGCATGTATTGCAGAGGAGCAGAAGTACTCTAAGGCCCAACCTAAGACTGAAAGAACTTCAGGGTCACCGAACATGGCAGGGGATCAGTCAGGAACACCCAGTTGTGAGCGCTGCCATCGCTACCATTTTGGAGATTGCGTCATGTGTTTTGCATGTGGGCGGTTAGGCCATGTGGCCAAGTATTGTCGATTTACAAAAGTGGATGGTACTGGTACCGGACAGGTTACAGCACCAACGACACTAGCAGCGGCTTCAAAGAAGTGTTATGGCTGTGGCCAGCCTGGTCACATTTTCAGGGCCGAGGGGGGGACGTGTAGAGAATCCATCACCAGCTAA